One window of Mediterraneibacter gnavus ATCC 29149 genomic DNA carries:
- a CDS encoding nucleoside hydrolase: MWKYAYQVPENKKIRVIVHTDCKNEADDQFALAHHLMTPKFDVRGIVAGHFCKNPQEYGEENTAKASYDEVIRMMELMGIEGEYPVALGASKGMEDEQTPVESEGARFIIEEALKVDERPLYIACQGAVTDVASALLICPEIAERITIIWIGGAAYPNGGFEFNLMMDIHAANVIFASKAELWQIPMDVYKQFGVSLAELQLKVHPCGKVGKYLFEQLEEFNHKAAVYNMAWPHGEVWGLGDQATVAVLMEELEKVSYEMIPAPRVADDMTYIHGQDYRKIRLYKTAEVRLTLEDFFAKLAINFG, from the coding sequence ATGTGGAAGTATGCATATCAAGTACCGGAAAATAAAAAAATAAGAGTGATTGTTCATACGGATTGTAAAAATGAGGCGGATGATCAGTTTGCGCTTGCACACCATCTGATGACTCCCAAGTTTGATGTGCGGGGAATCGTAGCGGGACATTTTTGTAAAAATCCCCAGGAATACGGAGAGGAGAATACTGCAAAAGCAAGCTATGATGAAGTAATCAGGATGATGGAGCTGATGGGGATAGAAGGAGAATATCCGGTAGCTCTGGGCGCTTCAAAGGGAATGGAAGACGAGCAGACTCCGGTAGAATCAGAGGGCGCCAGATTTATTATCGAAGAAGCTTTGAAAGTGGATGAAAGACCATTGTATATTGCTTGTCAGGGAGCTGTTACGGATGTGGCATCTGCTTTGCTGATCTGTCCGGAAATTGCAGAAAGGATTACGATTATCTGGATCGGAGGAGCCGCCTATCCGAATGGAGGATTTGAATTTAATCTGATGATGGATATTCATGCGGCAAATGTAATTTTTGCTTCAAAAGCGGAACTATGGCAAATTCCAATGGATGTATATAAACAGTTTGGTGTTTCACTGGCAGAATTGCAGTTGAAAGTGCATCCATGTGGAAAAGTAGGCAAATATTTGTTTGAGCAGTTAGAAGAATTTAATCATAAGGCGGCAGTTTACAATATGGCATGGCCTCATGGAGAAGTATGGGGGCTGGGAGATCAGGCGACTGTGGCAGTTCTTATGGAGGAACTGGAAAAAGTAAGCTATGAGATGATACCGGCACCGAGAGTGGCTGATGACATGACCTATATTCACGGGCAGGATTATCGAAAGATCAGGCTTTATAAAACAGCGGAAGTCAGATTGACGTTAGAAGACTTTTTTGCAAAACTGGCGATCAATTTTGGATAG